A window of Flammeovirga kamogawensis genomic DNA:
CTAGAACTTCTTAGAAAGAGTAAGTTTCTTCCATCCTAGCTTTAATAATATCGTTACCTAAATTTCCTACACTCCCTTCATGGGTATGATTTACAGAACGTTCAGGGTTGTATTCTCCTTTCTCTATTCCCTCGCCTACAATTACATAAGCTTCTCTAAATGGAATACCTTTTAGAACGAGTTTATTTACTTCTTCTACAGAGAATAAGTAATCATAAATTGGAGCTTCTAAAAGATCTTTAGTAGGTTCCATTTTCTCGAACATCAACTTTGTCATCTCCAAGCAATCATTCAACATTTCAATTGCAGGAAGTAGAATTTCCTTGATTTGTTGTAAATCTCTATGGTAACCTACAGGAAGATTACTTAAAATTGACATAATTTGTGTTGGAAGAGATGTAATTTGGTTACACTTCGCTCTAGTTAATTCCAATACATCAGGGTTCTTTTTATGAGGCATAATACTAGAACCTGTGGTAAACTCATTAGGGAATTTTATAAAGCCAAAATTACCACCTGCATACATACAACCATCCATAGATAGTTTAGCTACTGTAGCCGCAACAGAAGCCATAGCATTTGCTACATGGTATTCTGTTTTACCTCGTCCCATTTGTGCATATACCACGTTAACTGCCATTGCTTGGAAATCCATCAACTCTGTAGTACGTGTTCTGTTTAATGGAAAAGATGAACCATAACCTGCTGCAGATCCTAGTGGGTTTCTATCCGTGATATCGTAAGCTGCTTTAAGCATTACCATATCATCTACAAGAGATTCTGCGTAAGCACCCAACCATAAACCAAATGAAGAGGGCATGGCTACTTGCATGTGCGTATAACCTGGCATCAAATAGCCCTTAAATTCTTCCGATTTCTCAATTAATGTATCAAAAAGTGCTTTTGTATTATCTGCTAAATTTTTGATAGCATCACGCAAGTATAATTTTAAATCTAAAAGCACTTGATCATTTCTAGAACGACCTGAATGTAGACGTTTTCCAACATCACCATAACGTTGCGTTAAAAGCATCTCTACTTGTGAATGAACATCTTCAACACCATCTTCGATCACGAAATCACCTTTCTCAATTTCTTCGTAAATTTCTTGAAGACCTTTTAACAAAGTATCTTTATCTTCAACAGTCAATAAGCCAACTTCTGCCAACATTGTAGCATGTGCCATTGATCCTTTTACATCGTAAGGAGCTAATAATATATCTAATTCTCTATCTTTTCCGACAGTAAATTTATCTACTTTTTCGTTAACTGTATACGATGATTTTTGCCAAAGTTTCATATCTATATTCTATTATTTTATTCTTCTATTCAAGGCTTGTAACTGCTACATTAATTTTGCAGCATCTTCCAATATGCGAATGTAATCATTTATACCGTTTGCTATCTCATCCAAACCAATATATTCATTTGCGGTATGTGATCTAGCAGAATCACCGGGTCCTAATTTTAAACTAGGTATAGGCATTAATGCTTGATCTGATAAAGTTGGAGAGCCATATGCTTCTTTGTTCATGGCCAAACCTGCTTTAACAACTGGGTGATCTAATGGCGCTCCAGATGGATTTAATCGAGTTGATCTCGGTGTCACTGTAGAACCCACATGTTCTTTAATTACCTCTAATGTCTCTAAATTAGAATAAGCATCTGTTGTACGAACATCTACTACATATATACATTCTGACGGTACTACATTGTGTTGAGTACCTGATTGAATTACTGTAACAGACATTTTTACTGGGCCCAAAGTTTTTGATTCTTTTGGGAACGAGAATGATCTAAACCAATTAATATCGTCAAGTGCTTTGTATAATGCGTTTACACCTTCATTTCTTGCCGCATGACCTGATTCTCCATGTGCTGTACAATCTAAAACCATCAATCCTTTTTCAGCTACAGCCAACTGCATTAAAGTAGGTTCACCAACAATTGCAAAATCAATTTTAGGTAAATGTTGCCAAACATCTGCAATACCTTCTTT
This region includes:
- the argH gene encoding argininosuccinate lyase — its product is MKLWQKSSYTVNEKVDKFTVGKDRELDILLAPYDVKGSMAHATMLAEVGLLTVEDKDTLLKGLQEIYEEIEKGDFVIEDGVEDVHSQVEMLLTQRYGDVGKRLHSGRSRNDQVLLDLKLYLRDAIKNLADNTKALFDTLIEKSEEFKGYLMPGYTHMQVAMPSSFGLWLGAYAESLVDDMVMLKAAYDITDRNPLGSAAGYGSSFPLNRTRTTELMDFQAMAVNVVYAQMGRGKTEYHVANAMASVAATVAKLSMDGCMYAGGNFGFIKFPNEFTTGSSIMPHKKNPDVLELTRAKCNQITSLPTQIMSILSNLPVGYHRDLQQIKEILLPAIEMLNDCLEMTKLMFEKMEPTKDLLEAPIYDYLFSVEEVNKLVLKGIPFREAYVIVGEGIEKGEYNPERSVNHTHEGSVGNLGNDIIKARMEETYSF
- a CDS encoding M20 family metallo-hydrolase, with the translated sequence MKHQELTDKAIALLKNMIATKSLSREEDAVAAIVKQFFVDNGVEVHQYKRNLWAKNIHFDESKPTFLLNSHIDTVKPNKDWTKDPFNPEVEDGKLYGLGSNDAGGPLVSLIATFLYFHAQANLPFNLVVCASAEEEVSGKEGIADVWQHLPKIDFAIVGEPTLMQLAVAEKGLMVLDCTAHGESGHAARNEGVNALYKALDDINWFRSFSFPKESKTLGPVKMSVTVIQSGTQHNVVPSECIYVVDVRTTDAYSNLETLEVIKEHVGSTVTPRSTRLNPSGAPLDHPVVKAGLAMNKEAYGSPTLSDQALMPIPSLKLGPGDSARSHTANEYIGLDEIANGINDYIRILEDAAKLM